A stretch of the Bacteroidota bacterium genome encodes the following:
- a CDS encoding four helix bundle protein, protein MRPHNNLIVWQESLHLVKNIYLLCASIPDSEKFGLISQLKRASVSVPANISEGAARNSKKEFIQFLYISSGSLSEVETLTTIAVELNYINAKEFDKIEKQMNKISALLQGLINKLKSDTPPKTT, encoded by the coding sequence ATGAGACCACACAATAATCTAATCGTTTGGCAAGAATCCCTTCATTTAGTTAAAAACATTTACTTGCTATGCGCGAGCATACCTGACTCTGAAAAATTTGGATTAATATCACAATTGAAACGCGCTTCTGTTTCGGTTCCTGCTAATATTTCAGAAGGTGCTGCAAGAAACAGCAAAAAAGAATTCATTCAATTTCTCTATATTTCTTCTGGCTCATTAAGTGAAGTCGAAACGTTAACTACCATCGCAGTTGAGTTGAATTATATAAATGCAAAAGAGTTTGATAAAATAGAAAAACAAATGAATAAAATAAGCGCTCTTCTACAAGGTCTTATTAATAAATTAAAATCCGATACGCCCCCCAAAACCACCTAG
- a CDS encoding saccharopine dehydrogenase NADP-binding domain-containing protein — protein MQNILVIGAGRSASSLIHYLLSHSVNENWNVTVGDVSLDLVKQKTAGHTNARAIQFDINNDQQREEEIKRADIVISMLPAFMHMNVAKDCVKFKKHLATASYVSKEMKELDAEAKETGIILMNEIGLDPGIDHASAMKVIDHIHAQGGELTSFQSFCGGLVAPESNDNPWGYKFSWNPRNVILAGQGTAQFIENGEYKYIPYNRLFTQICPVVVEGFGNFDAYANRDSLSYRKLYNIENIPTMLRGTLRMPGYCKAWNVFVKLGLTDDTYKIEASDSLTYKQLLEAFLPQGKQSVKEKLIAFMGNEMDAEALKKIEWLEIMTDRKIRLKDATPAQILQDLLEEKWLLKENDKDMIVMQHEFEYSLKGQTKKITSSLVVKGEDQTYTAMAKTVGLPLAIVSKLILQGKIKARGVTIPTSKEIYEPVLAELETLGVTFVEKEV, from the coding sequence ATGCAAAATATTTTAGTCATAGGAGCAGGTCGTTCCGCTTCATCACTCATTCATTATTTACTTTCACATTCGGTAAATGAAAATTGGAATGTAACCGTTGGCGATGTTTCGCTGGATTTGGTAAAACAAAAAACAGCAGGGCATACGAATGCACGTGCTATTCAGTTTGATATCAATAATGATCAACAGCGCGAGGAAGAAATTAAACGCGCAGACATTGTGATCTCGATGTTGCCAGCATTTATGCACATGAATGTGGCAAAAGATTGTGTGAAATTTAAAAAGCATTTAGCAACAGCTTCTTATGTTTCTAAGGAAATGAAAGAGTTGGATGCAGAAGCAAAAGAGACCGGAATTATTTTGATGAATGAAATTGGTTTGGATCCGGGCATTGATCACGCGTCTGCCATGAAGGTGATTGATCACATTCATGCCCAAGGTGGTGAATTGACTTCTTTTCAATCGTTTTGTGGTGGTTTGGTTGCTCCGGAGAGCAATGATAATCCGTGGGGATATAAATTCTCGTGGAATCCGCGCAATGTCATTTTAGCCGGACAAGGTACTGCACAGTTTATTGAAAACGGAGAATATAAATACATTCCTTACAACCGATTGTTTACACAAATTTGTCCGGTTGTAGTAGAAGGTTTTGGAAATTTTGATGCGTATGCGAATCGCGATTCTTTGTCGTATCGAAAACTGTATAACATTGAAAATATTCCAACTATGCTGCGTGGAACATTGCGGATGCCGGGGTATTGCAAAGCGTGGAATGTATTTGTTAAGTTAGGCTTGACAGATGATACGTATAAAATTGAAGCATCTGATTCGTTGACGTACAAACAATTGTTAGAAGCATTTTTACCGCAAGGGAAACAATCTGTAAAAGAAAAGTTGATTGCTTTTATGGGGAATGAAATGGATGCAGAAGCGTTGAAAAAAATCGAATGGTTGGAAATTATGACAGATAGAAAAATTCGATTGAAGGATGCAACTCCTGCTCAAATTTTACAAGATTTATTGGAAGAAAAGTGGTTGTTGAAGGAAAACGACAAAGACATGATTGTGATGCAACATGAGTTTGAATATTCATTGAAAGGACAAACTAAAAAAATTACATCGTCATTGGTTGTAAAAGGAGAAGACCAAACTTATACTGCGATGGCAAAAACGGTAGGCTTGCCATTAGCAATTGTATCAAAACTAATTTTACAAGGAAAAATAAAAGCAAGAGGAGTAACGATTCCTACTTCAAAAGAAATTTACGAACCGGTGTTGGCAGAATTGGAAACACTGGGAGTAACGTTTGTGGAGAAAGAAGTATAA
- a CDS encoding DUF423 domain-containing protein, protein MQKRFLLFSGFSGAIGVALGAMAAHFLKSKLETGLITEANLQAFETAARYQLYHSLALFAIAIFVEKFNDKLIAKAGYCFMAGIVLFSGSLYLLTTAKLMGLGDMRWLGPITPIGGLFFITGWVLIAFAGMKKNK, encoded by the coding sequence ATGCAAAAACGTTTTCTTTTATTCAGTGGGTTTTCAGGAGCAATTGGTGTTGCCTTGGGCGCCATGGCTGCGCATTTCTTAAAGTCGAAATTGGAAACCGGCTTAATTACCGAAGCCAATTTACAAGCGTTTGAAACAGCTGCAAGATATCAACTCTATCATAGTTTGGCACTTTTTGCCATTGCCATATTTGTGGAGAAATTCAACGATAAATTGATTGCCAAAGCAGGTTATTGTTTTATGGCCGGCATTGTTTTGTTCTCGGGTTCTCTTTATCTATTAACGACCGCTAAACTCATGGGCCTTGGCGATATGCGTTGGCTGGGTCCGATTACTCCTATCGGAGGTTTATTCTTTATTACCGGCTGGGTATTGATTGCTTTTGCCGGAATGAAGAAGAACAAATAA
- a CDS encoding carboxypeptidase M32 yields the protein MTNYAKYKGMMRKIADIQYASAVLNWDQETYMPPKGATFRAQQLSTLAGIGHELATSKELGEILNALSADASLSEKEKRNIKQSLKNYNDNLKYTTAFVQELSQTISETFQAWQKAKEENNFELYAPHLEKLVKLKREECKLLGTFAHPYDALLNQYEPGAKTADLETLFSDVRSQLVAFVKKIAEKPQNNDAFMFLTYDKTKQWDLGLDLLKQMGYDFEAGRQDASSHPFTTNFSSQDVRVTTRINENDLNEMIWSCIHEGGHALYEQGLPAEEYGLPSGEYVSLGIHESQSRLWENNVGRSLGYWKSNFSKLQTAFPNNLKTVTFEDFYKAMNIVKPSLIRTSADELTYHFHVLIRFEIEKALIEGTIEVKDLPNYWNAKYKEYLGLDVPSDSKGVLQDIHWSHGSFGYFPTYSLGSFYAAQFYAQAKKELKGLETEIEKGNMKPLLEWLREKVHRHGKFYSAEELCIAITGEKLNFKYFMDYATNKYTALYNL from the coding sequence ATGACGAATTACGCTAAATACAAAGGAATGATGCGTAAAATAGCCGACATTCAATATGCTTCTGCTGTTTTAAACTGGGATCAAGAAACATATATGCCTCCCAAAGGCGCCACATTTCGCGCACAACAACTTTCTACATTAGCAGGGATTGGTCATGAATTAGCGACTTCCAAAGAACTGGGGGAAATTTTAAATGCACTATCGGCTGATGCTTCTCTTTCTGAAAAAGAAAAAAGAAATATTAAGCAGTCGTTGAAAAATTATAACGACAACCTCAAATACACAACAGCATTTGTTCAGGAATTGAGTCAAACCATCTCAGAAACATTTCAAGCTTGGCAAAAGGCAAAAGAAGAAAACAACTTTGAATTGTATGCACCTCATCTTGAAAAACTCGTAAAACTAAAACGGGAAGAATGCAAGCTACTAGGAACCTTTGCACATCCGTATGATGCGTTGTTGAATCAATATGAACCGGGAGCAAAAACGGCCGACTTAGAAACACTCTTTTCCGATGTTAGAAGCCAACTGGTTGCTTTTGTTAAGAAGATTGCAGAGAAGCCACAAAACAACGATGCCTTTATGTTTTTGACGTACGATAAAACCAAACAATGGGACTTGGGATTGGACTTGTTAAAACAAATGGGGTATGATTTTGAGGCGGGTCGACAAGATGCCTCTTCTCATCCGTTTACAACCAACTTCAGTTCGCAAGATGTGCGCGTTACTACCCGCATAAACGAAAACGATTTGAATGAAATGATTTGGAGTTGCATTCATGAAGGTGGGCATGCGTTATACGAGCAAGGACTTCCTGCTGAAGAATACGGTTTACCGTCCGGAGAATATGTTTCTTTGGGCATTCACGAATCACAATCGCGTTTGTGGGAAAATAACGTGGGGAGAAGTTTAGGTTATTGGAAAAGCAACTTTTCAAAACTACAAACGGCTTTCCCGAACAATTTAAAAACAGTCACCTTTGAAGACTTTTACAAAGCGATGAACATTGTAAAACCTTCTTTGATTCGGACATCCGCAGATGAATTGACTTATCATTTTCATGTATTGATTCGTTTTGAAATAGAAAAAGCCTTGATTGAAGGCACGATTGAGGTGAAAGACTTGCCCAATTATTGGAATGCCAAGTACAAAGAGTATTTAGGACTGGACGTGCCAAGCGATTCAAAAGGCGTTTTGCAGGACATTCATTGGAGTCATGGTAGCTTTGGCTACTTCCCTACTTATTCATTGGGTAGTTTTTATGCCGCACAGTTTTATGCACAAGCAAAAAAAGAGCTGAAAGGTTTAGAAACAGAAATTGAAAAAGGGAATATGAAACCGCTATTAGAGTGGTTGCGAGAGAAGGTTCACCGCCATGGTAAGTTTTATTCAGCCGAAGAACTATGCATTGCAATCACCGGGGAGAAATTGAATTTCAAATATTTTATGGATTACGCCACCAATAAGTATACAGCGCTTTACAATTTGTAA
- the pckA gene encoding phosphoenolpyruvate carboxykinase (ATP), with translation MNEFGIKGKNSSIASLGLENVSAAYWNLNAAELVEETIVRGEGMLTDSGALAVDTGEFTGRSPKDKFIVEDSKTKDTIWWGDVNFKFDAAKFDSLYNRVCAYLSGKEVYVRDSYACADPKYRLNIRVVTEYPWSNLFANNLFLRPTHDEIMNFEAEWTIICAPGFRANPAIDGTRQHNFTILNMTKKVILIGGSGYTGEIKKGIFSLLNYILPHEKGVLSMHCSANIGKDGDTAIFFGLSGTGKTTLSADPNRGLIGDDEHGWSNEGVFNFEGGCYAKCVDLTKEKEPEIFGAVKFGALLENIEYYENTSTVDFSNISKTENTRVGYPINFIQNAVEPSVGNVPKNIFFLTCDAYGVLPPISKLTTGQAMYHFISGYTAKVAGTEMGITEPTLTFSACFGKVFLPLHPTKYAELMGKKLKENKVNVWLINTGWSGGSFGVGSRMKLSYTRSMITAALTGKLDSIKYETLPVFGLQVPTECPDVPADILNPRKTWKDKDAYDATANKLAASFNKNFEQYASAANEEILAAAPKAAVNA, from the coding sequence ATGAACGAATTTGGAATTAAGGGAAAGAACTCAAGTATCGCTAGTTTAGGACTTGAAAACGTATCCGCAGCGTATTGGAATTTAAATGCAGCTGAATTAGTAGAAGAAACGATTGTGCGTGGCGAAGGAATGCTCACCGACTCAGGAGCATTAGCAGTAGATACTGGTGAATTTACCGGACGCTCACCAAAGGATAAATTTATTGTAGAAGATTCAAAAACAAAAGACACCATTTGGTGGGGCGATGTCAACTTTAAATTTGATGCGGCTAAATTTGATTCCCTTTACAACCGCGTTTGTGCTTATTTATCAGGAAAAGAAGTGTATGTGCGTGATTCATACGCTTGCGCTGATCCGAAATACCGTTTAAACATTCGCGTTGTAACCGAGTATCCTTGGTCAAACTTATTTGCAAACAACTTATTCTTGCGTCCTACGCATGATGAGATCATGAACTTTGAAGCAGAATGGACCATCATTTGTGCTCCCGGCTTCAGAGCCAACCCTGCTATTGACGGAACACGTCAACACAACTTCACCATTTTAAACATGACGAAAAAAGTTATTTTAATTGGTGGTTCTGGTTATACAGGCGAAATCAAAAAAGGAATTTTCTCATTATTGAATTATATTTTACCTCACGAAAAAGGAGTTTTATCCATGCATTGCTCTGCAAACATTGGTAAAGATGGTGATACCGCTATCTTCTTTGGTTTGTCAGGTACTGGAAAAACAACCTTATCTGCTGATCCAAACCGTGGTTTGATTGGTGATGATGAGCATGGCTGGAGCAACGAAGGCGTTTTCAACTTCGAAGGTGGTTGTTATGCAAAATGTGTGGATTTAACAAAAGAGAAAGAGCCTGAAATTTTCGGTGCAGTGAAATTTGGTGCGTTGTTAGAAAACATCGAATACTACGAAAACACCTCCACCGTTGATTTCTCTAATATTTCAAAAACAGAAAACACCCGCGTTGGTTACCCAATCAACTTCATTCAAAATGCTGTTGAACCGTCTGTAGGGAATGTTCCAAAAAACATTTTCTTCTTAACCTGCGATGCGTATGGTGTTTTACCTCCAATTTCGAAACTAACAACCGGACAAGCAATGTACCACTTCATTTCTGGATATACGGCTAAAGTTGCCGGAACGGAAATGGGAATTACAGAGCCTACATTAACTTTCTCGGCTTGTTTCGGAAAAGTATTTTTACCGTTACACCCTACAAAATATGCAGAGTTAATGGGTAAAAAATTAAAAGAAAACAAAGTAAACGTTTGGTTAATTAACACAGGATGGTCAGGTGGTTCATTTGGTGTTGGTAGCCGTATGAAATTATCATACACCCGTTCAATGATTACTGCAGCGTTAACCGGCAAATTGGATAGCATTAAATACGAAACACTTCCTGTATTCGGTTTACAAGTGCCAACGGAATGTCCGGATGTTCCTGCTGATATCTTGAACCCTCGTAAAACTTGGAAAGATAAAGATGCTTACGATGCTACAGCAAATAAATTAGCTGCATCGTTCAACAAAAACTTTGAGCAATACGCAAGTGCTGCAAACGAAGAAATTTTAGCTGCTGCCCCAAAAGCTGCAGTGAATGCTTAA
- a CDS encoding 16S rRNA (uracil(1498)-N(3))-methyltransferase has product MHLFYTPDITTDTYTLNEEESKHCVRVLRLNEGDKIQLIDGTGGLYEAEIIDSNPKRCSVKIIDTKKEVGKRNWQLHIAIAPTKSMDRLEWFVEKATEMGIDEVSLINSINSERNIVKTERIQKVAISAIKQSLKAYLPKINEVVNLKILIAQAKNFKGEKFIAHCQSTGLPHMKTRYTPKQNALVLIGPEGDFTIEEVKLALDNGFKEISLGESRLRTETAALYACAALNVINE; this is encoded by the coding sequence ATGCATTTATTCTACACCCCTGATATCACAACAGACACTTATACCCTCAACGAAGAGGAAAGTAAACACTGTGTTCGAGTTTTACGCTTAAACGAAGGCGATAAAATTCAATTGATTGATGGAACAGGCGGATTGTATGAAGCAGAAATCATTGATAGCAATCCGAAACGCTGCTCCGTAAAAATCATTGACACGAAAAAAGAAGTAGGTAAACGCAATTGGCAGTTGCACATTGCCATTGCTCCGACCAAAAGCATGGATCGCCTTGAATGGTTTGTGGAAAAAGCAACCGAAATGGGCATTGATGAAGTATCGTTAATAAACTCTATAAATTCGGAACGCAACATTGTAAAGACCGAACGCATTCAAAAAGTGGCCATTTCGGCCATTAAACAAAGTTTAAAAGCCTATCTCCCAAAAATCAACGAAGTGGTTAACTTGAAAATTTTAATCGCTCAAGCGAAGAATTTTAAAGGAGAGAAGTTTATTGCGCATTGTCAGTCGACAGGATTACCGCACATGAAAACACGTTACACTCCAAAACAAAATGCATTGGTATTAATCGGACCCGAAGGAGATTTTACGATTGAAGAAGTAAAATTGGCGTTGGACAATGGGTTTAAAGAAATCAGTTTAGGGGAAAGCCGATTGAGAACCGAAACTGCTGCGTTGTATGCCTGTGCCGCGCTGAATGTAATAAACGAATAG
- a CDS encoding RNA methyltransferase — translation MLSKSQISFINSLKQKKYREEHRLFIAEGAKIVPELMQSAIVVKQVYATSDFLRNNVIPATVERFEIKENELERISVLTKANEVLAVCETPNYVLNAEDLKGKLTLLLDDIKDPGNLGTIIRIADWFGIENIICSSETVDAFNPKVVQATMGSIARIKVHYVDLVAFLQQQTTTNKQPVYGALLEGKNIYSEKLSSEGLIVIGNESRGISEDVQKLITDKISIPSFSHYKQGSGEAESLNAAIATSIICSEFRRRK, via the coding sequence ATGCTTTCCAAAAGCCAAATCAGTTTCATCAATTCCTTAAAACAAAAAAAGTACAGGGAAGAGCACCGCTTGTTCATAGCAGAAGGGGCTAAAATTGTGCCCGAATTGATGCAATCGGCTATCGTTGTTAAGCAGGTATATGCGACCTCCGATTTTTTAAGAAACAATGTCATCCCTGCAACGGTTGAACGCTTCGAAATAAAAGAAAATGAGTTGGAGCGTATTTCGGTATTAACCAAAGCCAATGAAGTATTGGCTGTTTGTGAAACACCCAACTATGTTTTAAATGCAGAAGATTTAAAAGGAAAATTAACCTTGTTGCTGGATGATATTAAAGATCCGGGAAATTTAGGAACAATCATCCGCATTGCCGATTGGTTTGGAATTGAAAACATTATTTGCAGCTCCGAAACGGTGGATGCATTTAATCCGAAAGTGGTACAGGCTACAATGGGGTCAATTGCTCGGATAAAAGTGCATTATGTTGATTTAGTAGCATTCCTCCAACAACAAACAACCACTAACAAACAACCAGTATATGGAGCATTGCTAGAAGGCAAAAATATTTATTCAGAAAAATTATCTTCAGAAGGATTGATTGTAATTGGGAATGAATCCCGTGGAATTTCAGAAGACGTTCAAAAATTAATCACAGATAAAATCAGTATTCCATCGTTCTCGCATTATAAACAGGGTAGTGGAGAAGCAGAGTCTTTAAATGCAGCCATTGCCACTTCGATAATTTGTTCGGAGTTTCGGAGACGTAAGTAA
- a CDS encoding BamA/TamA family outer membrane protein: MQKERERISNELSNNGYFLFTKDYVYYEVDSTLPNNKVNITLGIKNYAYKFSDYSDSIVERPHQRFYIRNIYLQPDFVSKKMDYVKKDTIRIESGTGQEIPDSVKNKEVDYYVLHTNELKYKTKVLLNCVFLRKGELYQLQNVDDTYKRLSELKSFKTINIFFKPAGGDFLDCHIQLSPIPKQSFTLETEGTNTGNGNLGISGSIVYQNRNLLKGAEVFELRLKGGIEAQKTANSNSANISPTSQFNTIEFGPEMNIYIPRFLVPFNIKASKRSNPKTIFTTSFNYQQRPDFTRYIYNLSFSYTWKETAKKRHTISPVVINFVKVDLQTNFLDNINDLYLINSFTDHMATSTRYTFTYNEQNIKKEENFSFFRANAESSGNILRGIYNTTNAIRPNTFEQNDQGSYTLFDVAYSQYLRVDGDFRYYFNSNEINKVVFRIAAGIGKPLANFKALPFERSFFSGGANGIRAWQARTLGPGSYNDGEEISFGQIGDGQLEANLEYRFKMFKMLKGAIFWDAGNTWLQKKEAGRPGGDFQFDRFAKEIAIGTGVGIRADFNFFIIRFDTGLKVRDPKFTENNRWVIKNLFDAEWKRVYRIDHSNHKYDFFTFNLGIGYPF; encoded by the coding sequence ATGCAAAAAGAACGTGAGCGCATTTCAAACGAATTGAGTAATAACGGATATTTTCTGTTCACCAAGGATTATGTGTATTACGAAGTGGACAGCACATTGCCCAACAACAAAGTAAACATCACCTTGGGCATCAAAAATTATGCATACAAGTTTTCCGACTATTCCGACTCCATTGTAGAGCGCCCGCATCAGCGTTTTTACATTCGCAACATTTATTTGCAGCCCGATTTTGTTTCCAAGAAAATGGATTATGTAAAAAAAGATACCATCCGGATTGAATCGGGAACGGGACAGGAAATCCCCGACTCCGTAAAAAACAAAGAGGTGGATTATTATGTTTTACATACCAATGAGTTGAAATACAAAACAAAAGTTTTGCTCAACTGCGTGTTTTTACGAAAAGGAGAATTGTATCAATTGCAAAACGTGGACGATACGTACAAACGATTGTCGGAATTAAAATCATTCAAAACCATTAATATCTTTTTCAAACCTGCAGGTGGCGATTTCCTCGATTGCCATATTCAATTGAGCCCGATTCCGAAACAATCCTTTACCCTTGAAACGGAAGGTACCAACACCGGAAATGGCAACTTGGGAATTTCAGGAAGTATTGTCTATCAAAATCGAAACTTGCTGAAAGGTGCCGAAGTGTTTGAATTGCGCTTAAAAGGTGGTATTGAAGCACAAAAAACAGCCAATAGTAATTCGGCAAACATCAGTCCGACTTCCCAATTCAACACCATTGAATTCGGACCGGAAATGAACATTTACATTCCACGCTTTTTAGTTCCTTTTAATATCAAGGCATCCAAACGTTCGAACCCGAAAACTATTTTTACCACATCGTTTAACTATCAACAACGTCCTGATTTCACGCGTTACATTTATAACTTATCGTTTTCCTACACGTGGAAAGAAACCGCTAAAAAACGACATACAATTAGTCCGGTGGTGATCAACTTTGTAAAGGTGGATTTACAAACCAATTTCCTCGACAACATCAATGATTTGTATCTGATCAATAGTTTTACCGATCACATGGCAACCAGCACCCGTTATACGTTTACTTACAATGAGCAAAACATCAAAAAAGAAGAAAACTTCTCTTTCTTTCGAGCAAATGCTGAATCATCCGGAAATATTTTAAGAGGAATTTACAACACCACCAATGCCATCAGACCAAATACTTTTGAGCAAAACGACCAAGGCAGCTATACTTTGTTTGATGTTGCGTATTCGCAATACCTGAGAGTGGATGGTGACTTTCGGTATTATTTTAATTCCAACGAAATCAATAAAGTGGTTTTCAGAATTGCTGCTGGTATTGGTAAACCCTTAGCCAATTTCAAGGCATTGCCTTTTGAGCGCAGCTTCTTCAGTGGTGGAGCAAATGGAATTCGTGCTTGGCAAGCGCGTACCCTTGGACCGGGTTCTTACAATGATGGAGAAGAAATATCGTTCGGACAGATTGGCGATGGACAGTTGGAAGCCAATTTGGAATACCGTTTTAAAATGTTCAAAATGCTAAAAGGTGCCATTTTCTGGGATGCCGGCAATACATGGCTACAGAAAAAGGAGGCCGGTCGCCCGGGTGGTGATTTTCAATTCGATCGTTTTGCAAAGGAAATTGCCATTGGAACAGGTGTAGGTATTCGTGCCGATTTTAACTTCTTCATCATCCGTTTTGATACCGGTTTAAAAGTGAGAGATCCGAAGTTTACCGAAAACAATCGATGGGTGATTAAAAACTTGTTTGATGCCGAATGGAAACGCGTTTACCGAATTGACCATAGCAATCATAAATACGATTTCTTTACCTTCAATTTAGGGATTGGATACCCATTCTAA
- a CDS encoding class I fructose-bisphosphate aldolase yields MAAKKIEELLGANASLLTHTCKTISKDNIHLPGNDFVDRIFQQTNRSPQVLRSLQQLYGTGRLANTGYMSILPVDQGIEHSAGASFAPNPIYFDSENIVKLAIEGGCNAVASTYGVLASVSRKYAHKIPFIVKINHNEFLTYPNKFDQIMFGTVEEAWNMGAVAVGATIYFGSPESGRQIVEVAQAFARAHELGMATVLWCYTRNNAFKKDGVDYHTAADLSSQANHLGVTIQADIIKQKLSDKNGGYTAINFGKTHPKVYSELTTDNPIDLCRYQVANCYMGRMGLINSGGESKGASDLAEAVTTAVINKRAGGQGLISGRKAFQKPVKEGVELLNTIQDVYLDKTITIA; encoded by the coding sequence ATGGCAGCTAAGAAAATTGAAGAACTGTTGGGCGCAAATGCAAGCTTGTTAACCCACACCTGCAAAACCATTTCAAAAGATAACATTCATTTACCGGGCAACGATTTTGTAGATCGTATCTTCCAACAAACCAACCGCAGTCCGCAAGTATTGCGCAGCTTACAACAGTTGTACGGAACAGGCCGTTTAGCCAACACCGGCTACATGAGTATTTTACCGGTAGATCAAGGAATTGAGCACAGTGCAGGCGCTTCTTTTGCTCCCAATCCAATTTATTTTGATTCAGAAAATATCGTAAAACTTGCCATCGAAGGTGGTTGTAACGCTGTTGCTTCTACGTATGGCGTTTTGGCTTCGGTGTCGCGCAAATACGCACATAAAATTCCATTCATCGTTAAAATCAATCACAACGAGTTTTTAACCTACCCGAATAAATTTGATCAAATTATGTTCGGTACGGTTGAAGAAGCTTGGAACATGGGCGCTGTAGCCGTTGGTGCAACCATCTATTTTGGTTCGCCTGAATCGGGTCGCCAAATTGTAGAAGTAGCACAAGCCTTCGCTAGAGCGCATGAATTGGGTATGGCAACCGTTTTATGGTGCTATACACGTAACAATGCATTTAAAAAAGACGGAGTAGATTACCATACTGCTGCCGATTTATCGTCACAAGCAAATCACTTGGGAGTAACGATTCAAGCAGATATCATCAAACAAAAATTATCGGATAAAAATGGCGGATACACAGCTATTAACTTCGGTAAAACACATCCAAAAGTATATTCTGAATTAACAACCGATAACCCGATTGACCTTTGCCGTTACCAAGTAGCTAATTGTTACATGGGTAGAATGGGATTAATCAATTCCGGTGGAGAATCAAAAGGTGCTTCCGATTTAGCCGAAGCAGTAACTACAGCGGTGATTAATAAACGTGCAGGCGGACAAGGTTTAATTTCAGGTAGAAAAGCATTCCAAAAACCGGTTAAAGAAGGTGTTGAGTTGTTGAATACAATTCAAGACGTTTATTTAGATAAGACGATTACTATTGCATAA
- a CDS encoding acetyl-CoA carboxylase carboxyltransferase subunit beta has product MSWFKRKKEGISTSTKEKKETPEGLWYKCPSCKKITNTTEHELNLFVCPNEECQYHEKIGSAEYFKIIFDNNEFVELNENLTAGDPLGFVDTKKYTDRLVDTAKKTHLKDALRSAHGKVDGEDLVIACMDFSFIGGSMGSVVGEKIARACDYCIEKRIPLMIISKSGGARMMEAAFSLMQMAKTSAKLSLMAEAKVPYISFLTDPTTGGVTASYAMLGDLNIAEPGALIGFAGPRVVKETIGKDLPKGFQTSEFVLEHGFLDKIVNRKDLKAKLAQLLRMFKN; this is encoded by the coding sequence ATGAGTTGGTTCAAACGTAAAAAAGAAGGTATCTCTACATCCACAAAGGAGAAAAAAGAAACTCCGGAAGGATTGTGGTACAAATGCCCTTCTTGCAAAAAAATAACAAACACCACAGAGCATGAATTAAACCTGTTTGTTTGTCCGAATGAAGAATGCCAATACCACGAAAAAATTGGTTCTGCCGAATATTTTAAAATCATATTCGACAACAACGAATTTGTGGAATTGAACGAAAATCTTACTGCGGGTGACCCATTGGGTTTTGTGGATACAAAAAAATACACCGACCGATTGGTGGATACCGCAAAAAAGACACATTTGAAAGATGCGTTGAGAAGTGCACATGGCAAGGTAGATGGTGAAGATTTGGTGATTGCGTGTATGGACTTTAGCTTTATTGGTGGTTCGATGGGTTCGGTAGTAGGTGAAAAAATTGCAAGAGCTTGTGATTATTGCATCGAGAAACGCATTCCATTGATGATTATCTCCAAATCAGGAGGAGCACGTATGATGGAAGCAGCCTTTTCATTGATGCAAATGGCAAAAACATCCGCGAAGCTATCCTTGATGGCAGAGGCAAAAGTGCCGTATATTTCATTCTTGACCGACCCGACAACGGGAGGCGTTACCGCTTCGTATGCCATGTTAGGGGATTTAAACATTGCCGAGCCGGGAGCATTAATCGGTTTTGCCGGTCCGCGTGTTGTAAAAGAAACCATTGGAAAAGACTTACCAAAAGGCTTCCAAACCTCCGAATTTGTGTTGGAGCATGGCTTTTTGGATAAAATCGTGAACCGCAAGGATTTGAAAGCAAAATTAGCGCAGTTGTTACGAATGTTTAAGAACTAG